Below is a genomic region from Balaenoptera acutorostrata chromosome 9, mBalAcu1.1, whole genome shotgun sequence.
GTATTTACTTCATAGGGTGTTGTGAGAATTATGGATTAATATATGTTAAAGTGCTTAGAGCACTGCCCAAAATATATTAACTACtcaaattatcattattatgtcCAATATCTGTGCTCTCTTGCTTGTTTCTATGAGTGTTTTTGTTTCGGCTAACTCATTCATGAtggattatgatttttttaatatttattaatttatttggttgtgcagGGTCTTAGCTGAGGCACAAgggatccttagttgcagcatgtgggatccagttccccaaccagggatcaaacccaggccccccgcaCTGGGatctcagagtcctaaccactggaccatcaggaaaGTCCCAATATTTttgataacagctttattgagatagaattcacataccatacaattacCCATTTAATGCGTACAATTAGTTTAgctatattcacagagttgtgcagccatcaccacacaatcaattttagaacattttcatcctcccaaaaagaaaccccatagcTTTCAGCCATCATTCCCCAACTTCCCCAGACCTacacaaccactaatctacttcctatctctatagatttgtctaatctggacatttcatataaatggaatcacacaatatgtgaccttttgtaaCTGGattctttcccttagcataatactttcaaggttcatccatgttgtagcatacatCAGTACTTCATGCCATCTTATGGCCATATAATACTTgattgtatggacataccacaccaccttctatttatatatttcatcagaatctaacaccatatacaaaaattaagtcaaaatagatcaaagacttaaatgtaagacctaaaattataaaactcttagggactcccctggtggtccagtggttaagactccacactcccaatgcagggggcctggtttcaatccctggtcagggaactagattccacatgctgcaactacaggagcccacatactgcaactagaGGAGCCCACAaaccgcaactaaaagatcctgcatgcagcagcgaagatcccacatgccacaactaagacccggcacagccaaataaataaataaatatttaaacaaataaataaaattataaaactctcagaagaaaatagAGGATAAAATCTTAACAACATTGGATTtggtaatgatttcttggatatgacaccaaacgcacagcaacaaaagaaaaaaatagacaaaatgaactacatgaagaatttttaattttgttcattctAAAGACActgagtaaaaaggcaacctagagaatgggagaaacatttgcaaattatttatctgataagggattaatatccagaatatatagaggaCTCATAGAACTCAacaacataaagagaaaaaaaaaacaatttaaaaatgaacaaaggacttGAACGCACATTTCTCCAACGAGgatatacaagtggccaataagcacataaaaagatgctcaacatcactaatcattagggagatacaaatcaaaactatgaacCAGATACCATCTCATATCCATtaggatggccattatcaaaataacaaagtaacaaatgttggtgaggatgtggagagattggaagccttgtgcattgttggtgggaatgtattcAATAAAAAGGTATgtccgctgtggaaaacagtatggcaattcttcaaaaaattaaaaacaattaccatatgatccagcaattccacttctgggtatatatccaaaagaactgaaagcagaatcTTGAAAggatatttgtacatccatgttcatagcagtattattcacaataaatgaaatgtgaaagcaacccaagtgcccatcaagagatgaatggataagcaaaatgtggtatatacatacaatagaatgttattcagccttaaaaaggaaggaaattctgacatatactacaacatggatgaaactttaGGACATTATatgaagtgaaataagccaggcacaaaaagacaaatactgggatttccctggcggtccagtggttaggactctgcgcttccactgcagtgggcacgggttcagtgatccctggtcagggaactaagatcccgcgggctgcgcggcacagccaaaaaaaaagacaaatactgacatgacttcatagagacagaaagaagaatggtatttgccaggggctggggcttaTGAATCTAAGTGTGTGTTTCTGAAGATATCTTGACTAACTCACTAGGACCATAGTGCAAATAATGTTGATTGCTGTGCATTTGTCAATGTACTAGGTAGTTGCCTTGCATTATCAGGTACtttcattgtctcatttaattcttacaactatTTAGGTGAGGACTGTTAATCCCACTAACCTGTTTGAtaaaactgaaacccagagagtTTCAGTATCTTACCCAGGTCAGACAGCTCATAGGACAGAGCTGAAAGTAACACTAAAGGCTGTGTtttcagggagatcagctcggtgctttgtgaccacctagaggggtgggatagggagggtgggagggagacgcaagagggaagagatatggggatatatgtatatgtatagctgattcactttgttataaagcagaaactaacacaccattgtaaagcaattatactccaataaagatggtaaaaaataaataaataaaggctgtGTTTTCTCTGCGGCCCAATACCACCCGTGATGTTTAAGCATAGGGAGAATACTGAGGCTCAGACTGGGATGGTTGTGGGATGGCGAGGATGTGGGCTGCATCTCCTGCTTTGTGGGGCCACCTGGAGCAGCCTGAGGCTTGGCACCCCTCTCACCAGGAGGGGAGCGCTTGCTTGGCACAAATCACCCAGCCTAGACAGATGTGTTCAGTCCCTAACTGAGGGCACAGCTGACAGACGAAAGGGAGCCTCAAGAATTCAGTAATGATGACAGAGCTGGGAGGACAGTTACCATCCACTGGCCCTGTCCCCTCACATCTTTAAGCCCCAGTCTCTTGCAGATCCTGACCTGGCATCTCTGTACCCTCCAATCCCCCAAGCTGGGCCTGACCTGAGCGTGGGTGCTACCTTACAGAATTTGAATAATTCAGGTCCCAGTGACCTGAGGTGTCAGTTTCAGTTGCTCTGTTCCCATGGACACAGGTGTCCCAACTCTGTAATTAAGCTAATGAAAGGAAAAGGGGGCGGGGCCTGCTGTCCTGTGCCTCAGAAGGCTCAGGGCTGATGGAGTCCCTGTCCCTGTCCTGCTGAGAATGCGCCAGGCTCCCCCAGAGTCAGGTGTGGGGAAGGCCTTGAGGAAGTCAACGGGGCTGAAATAGAggcaggagaaaggaagagagagtggAAAGAGGAAGACCAGAGTCAGGGAGGCAGAGACCAAGAAAGAGTTACAGAGGGACAGATAGCAGGAAATCGagacagagaggctgagtgagaggtaaagggggtggggggcgaaGAACAGGGCAAAGACAGAGGCCAGAAGAGGCAAAGACCAGCAGAGAAGGAGAAACAGTAGATGCCAAGGCCCAAGTACTAAAATCCCAGGGCAGGTACACATAGCAGGGTCAGGTAACTGGTAGGGCTGCAGGACTCCCTGGAGGGTAGTTGGACTCAACAGAGATCCCAGTCTTCCTTCTGACGTGCAGGGATTGTCCACACCATCCTTGCCAGCAGGGCCTGACGCTGCCGTAGGTCAGGCCAGGAGGCTCATACCCAGAGACCCGCCCTTCCTCTGGCTGCGGCAAGGCCATGGGGCCCGGGAGCCACCGCCTCAGCCTCAGCTTCTCTGTCTCCAGTCTGGGCCTCCTGCTCCTGCTCCCACTCCTGCCAGGTATGAAGCTCAGTAGACCAGCCCTGGCCCCTCTGGGCGTTGCTACTGTTCCCATCCTCCCCAAACCTCTCTCCACGTGCtctctcttcatttctgtgctggGAGCAAGTGCTATCTGCGGAGTGTGGAGGAGGGGGAGCTGAAGAGGGCAAGAGGGGGCTTGCCTGACTGGGGCGGGAGCAGTTGACGGGGCAGCTCCCAGGGATAGGGCTGGAAAAGCCAGGGGGACCAGATCACGAAGGGTGAGCTTGGGCTTTATCTAGCAGGCCTGGGGAGCCGTTGAACAGGTTTAAGCAGCTACTGGTCTAGTCAGATTCATTTGTTTAAAAGCTTGATCTCTCAGAAGTGTGGCAGGTAGTTAGAGAGGTgagcctgaggtgggagagcaggaaggaggctGTTGCTGCCGTGGTGGTCCGTATGCAGGGAGGATGGGCCCAAGCTGGAGAGGTGATGAAGCATTCAAGAGCATTCAGCAGTATGACTGACAGGATGCGGGCACAGAGTGGTTTGCAGAGAGAAGGGCCAGAAGGGAGAGACAAATTACCAGATTTCCAGCTGAGGGCACCGGGGAGTGCTGTTTGCTGAGACGGGGAACACAGGACAAGGAACAGGTTTCAGAACACGGagggaggagggacttccctggtggtctagcagttaagactccacgctcccaatgcagggggcccgggttcaatccctgatcagggaactagatcccacaggccgcaactaagagcccacatgccacaactaagagcctgcatgccgcaactaaagattccgcaCGCCACAAGTGAAAAGATCCCGCACGctacaacgaagatcccgtgtgctgcaactaagacccagcacagccaaataaataataaattaaaaaaaaaaaaaacatggtgggAGGAAACAGGTTCATATTTGGCCCTACACAGTTTAAAGTGCCTACAGGACATTAAGGACATTCAGGTCTGGAGCGCAGGAGAAAAATCTGGGCTGAAGAAAAAAGGAGACGAGGGCAAAGGAAGGGATTCTGGGGAACAATACCTAAATCAaggactgagaaaaaaaaaaggactgaggacaATGGGATGTGTCACAAAACCCGGGGAAGAGTGTGTTTTCAGGAAGGAGGGGCCCATAGTGTCAGAAGCTTTGAAGACATCAACTGAAGTGCAGCTAGAGAAGCAGAGACAGGCTGGAGAGACTGGAAGGGGCAGGGCAAGAGGGTTTCGGATGCCTGGTTGAGAACTGGGACTCTTGCGGTCTGTTTGggcccctccagcatttgtttttttgtttgttttgttttggccacatcACGcaccatgcaggatcttagttctccaaccagggatcgaacccatgccccctgcagtggaagcgcagactcttaaccactggactgccagggaattcccagcccctccagcatttgtggtGGGGCAAGCAGAATCCAGGTCCTTGGGAAGGGAATGGTGGGGAAGAAACCCATCAGCCTTGCTTCAGAAGATAGTACCTACTCACACTATGGCCTTCACCTCATCTATCCTTGAGGCAGGCCAGGGAGGAACTAGAGCCACAGGTAGAGAGACAGAGAACAGGGACAGTTAGACAGCTGTAAGACAGTGGAGCAGCTGACAGGGCCTCAGTCTTGTGGAGGGTACAGGTTGTGAGCCGAGGTCCCTGGACTAGGGTCTCAGATGGACACCCTTTCTTACTGGTCCCCCAGAGTGCTTCGGAGCCGAGGGCAGGCTGGCACACAAGCTGTTCCGAGACCTCTTTGCCAACTACACAAGTGCCCTGAGACCTGTGGCAGACACAGACCAGGCTCTGAACGTGACCCTGGAAGTGACGTTGTCCCAGATCATCGACATGGTGAGTTGGTTGTTGTACAGTCGTGGAGTGTGCTGGTGACAGTGTCAAGGAATGGGGGAATGGGAGACTGGGATTAATCTCCAATCAATTCTTTCCTGTAAACATTAGCATTAGCAACAGTAACAGCTACCAACTGTTGGATCCTAACTGTTGGGTGCTCACAGTGTGCCCAATACTTTGCACACTTGAATCCATGCCTAGCAGAGATTACCACCCATGTAACttctgaggaaactcaggcccaGAGAAGAGAAGGACCTGGTAAGGTCACATAGCAAGGTTGGGTGGGAACTGAACTGTGTGGGCAAGTCAGGTTTGCGGGTGCTGACCAGAGCTCTGTAGGTGAGTGTGCACACACAGGGCAGGGTATTGCGCAGACGTCTGTCCACACCTATGCCCACTCTCTGCCCCCAACTAGGATGAGCGGAACCAGGTGCTGACCCTGTACCTGTGGATCCGACAGGAGTGGACAGATGCCTACCTACGATGGGACCCTGACGCCTATGGTGGCCTGGATGCCATCCGCATCCCCAGCAGTCTCGTGTGGCGGCCGGACATCATACTCTATAACAAGTACTGCCTGCCTTGGCCCCTCCCTTCTCCTACCCCTCCCTAGAGATGCCCTTGGCTCTGGGGATGCACTTGTCCCCCATCCTCCACATCAAACCCGGCTGCTATGGTGCCCTGGAAGCTTTCCCCCAGGACCCTTCTAAGCTGCCAGGAAGGTGTTGGCAATTGTGGCTGCACGGTGCAGTAGGGCTTcctgaccacacacacacacacacacagcggcTCATGGCAAGGGCCTACTGGAGGGACCTCACAGCCCCTTGATGGCACCTCCACTTTACGCTGTCTCAAGCCAACCCAGGCTGAATGTCTCCTAGGAATCCTCCGTGTGGTCCAGGGCCAATTCTGTATCTCTCGCAGAGAGGGTTCTGGGACACAAGTGCCTCTTTATGGCACTCTCCACCCTTTTCTCAGGGCACCCCAGGGCCTGCCTAGGGATTTCCTTCAGGGCTTAGCCCTCTGGAGTAGTCCTTTATGCCGCCTAAGCCAGTTCTGTGCTTCCCAGACAACACATAGCTCAGCATATTTTCCTCAGGGCCCCTCTAGGAGCTTTGCAGATGACACTCAAGGAAAGTCACCGTGCGCCCCGCGCCAACTTTTGAGCTAGGTCTGTGTCTCGTTCTGGGCCCTTCAGGCGCTGGCCCCGCTAGGCCTCCAAAGGCACAGAGGGCCCTCTCTACTGCTCCCTTTGCCCTCTGTGCCACCCCCAGCAAGCCCGATGCGCACCGCCTTCAAGGGGCAGCCCTGACCTCCAAGGCCGCGGCGCCTCAGGgagccccaccccctgcccgcAGGGCGGACGCGCAGGCGCCAGCCTCAGCCAGCACCAACGTGGTCCTGCGGCACGACGGCGCCGTGCGTTGGGACGCGCCGGCCATCACGCGCAGCTCGTGCCGCGTGGATGTGTCGGCCTTCCCATTCGACGCGCAGCGCTGCGGCCTGACGTTCGGCTCGTGGACGCACAGCGGGCACCAGCTGGACGTACAGCCGCGCGGCGCCGCTGCCAGCCTGGCCGACTTTGTGGAGAACGTGGAGTGGCGCGTGCTGGGCATGCCGGCCCGGCGGCGCGTGCTCACCTACGGCTGCTGCTCCGAGCCCTACCCGGACGTGACCTTCACGCTGCTGCTGCGCCGCCGCGCCGCCGCCTACGTGTGCAACCTGCTGCTGCCCTGCGTGCTCATTTCGCTGCTGGCGCCTCTGGCCTTCCACCTGCCCGCCGACTCGGGCGAGAAGGTGTCGCTCGGCGTCACCGTGCTGCTGGCGCTCACCGTCTTCCAGCTGCTCCTGGCCGAGAGCATGCCGCCGGCCGAGAGCGTGCCGCTCATCGGTGAGCTCTGAGGGCCCggggtggcgggggagggggccgggAGAGGACGCCCGCAACCCAGGGCTGAAGTGCGCGGGTGTCCGCAGGTGCAGGAGTGGGAGCCGGACCGGCCTGGGTCAGCGGAGGGGCCCCGCTGAGTGTCTTGGGGTCCGGCCTCGTTCTGAGATTGAGGGGGAAGAGGTCGGCCCCTTCcagggagaaggggcagaggaaggagtcGGTCTTTCCTCAGGGACTTGATGGAGGAAGGTCGACATCCCCAGTGTTATAATCACAGGCAAAACATACTAAGTACTCACTGCGTGTCAGGCAGTCTCTTAAACACTTGACGTTTATTAACTCAAGGAAGCAGCACCACACACCTGTGAGGAAGGTTCTATTATAACTTGCTTCAGATCATGCTGGATCTATTTAAGAGCGTGACTTTCACGGGATTGTGGGTGAGTCCAGCCTCCAGCAGTGAGGGGAACAATTAGGGAGCAGGTAGCTTCTGAGAACCTGACGGGGGAATGCGGGAGAGGGAGCCCTTGGCCCTTACCTCCTTCCCGCTTCCATCCGTTGGGCTTGGAGGGTCCTGCGAGCCTTATGGGGGGATGAGCTCATTCCTCCTTGTGCTCAGGCAGTTGGGGAGCTCAGGCCCCCTGAGTTCTTGTTTGGGGCCTCagttccctttccctctcctgcaGGAAAGTACTACATGGCCACCATGACCATGGTCACCTTCTCCACAGCGCTCACCATCCTTATCATGAACCTGCATTACTGTGGTCCCAGTGCCCGCCCAGTGCCAGCCTGGGCTCGGGCCCTCCTGCTGGGACGCCTGGCGCGGGGCCTGTGTGTGCGGGAACGAGGGGAGTCCTGTGGGCAGTCTAGACCTCCTGagtcagcccccagcccccagcctcctgaCAGAGAAGCTGGCCCACCAGCAGGCCCTTGCCGTGAGCCTCGGTGtctgtgccaccaggaagccctgCTGCGCCATGTAGCCACCATCACCAACACCTTCCACAGACACAGGGCTGCCCAGCGCTGCCATGAGGACTGGAAGCGCCTGGCCCGTGTCATGGACCGTTTCTTCCTGGGCATCTtcttctccatggccctggtgaTGAGCCTTCTCGTGCTGGTGCAGGCCCTGTGAGTCCCAGGGGTCTGCTGCAGCCGCAGCACCTCCAGACGGGGATGGAATGGCCAGGCCAGGTGGTGGTTGGCCCTCAGGCCACTCAGTCTCTCTCCACTGGGCCTCAGAGCCTGGGACATCCTCTCTTCAGCGCTGCTGACTTCACACACCAGAGGGAGTACTCGTTGTCTCTGTACCCTAACCTCTAAGGGGAAATCCAGAGCTTGCCGCTCCCCTGATTCCTGCAGAGGAGGAACTCTAAGAAGGGTCAAGGTCAAAGGGCAGTCCTGGAGGGACAGAACTGAACTCCGGTGCTGAGTGTTCGTGCTTTCAGTGAGGAGAGTGCAGGTAGTACAAACAGAACGGCCACATTTCctgtcttctcttccttcctctgtggCTGCTGTTACAGGGACTTGGTCTTGCCTGTCCCTACCTGGGGGCTCAGGGGAGGCAACTGGGAATTCAGAATTCCTGGTCCAGTTTCCAGAGCAGGAGGCCACACAAGGATTTGGCCCCAAAGCCCCGACTGATAATAAAGTGTGTGCCTATCACTTCCTCCATGTCCTCTCTTACCCTTAGGGCCCGTGGTGGTGGAACTTGGGGATCCAGCCTCTTAGGGACCTTAGGACTCatggatcagagcagaaattacATCTTTGATGACAAGAAAATGAGAACCAGTCCACCCCGTTCCCACACAGTGACATCCGGAGAGCTTGAAGGTGCCCAAAGCAGGGGCAGTACAGGAACCAGCTACTCACAAGGTACTTGTTCCTTTCTGACTTCCACACATTTTCTGGCACCACCTCTGTGCCTCGGATGCAGTCCCTGCCTTCATAAGCTCACAGTTGGACGTGGAAGACCAGGGCCCTTTGGGAGCACAGAGGCAGGGCCCCTAACCCAGCAGGGTGGAGAGGCCAGAGAAGGCATCCTGGAGGAGCGAACAGGAGCAGTCCAGGTGTACATGGGAAGCATTTGAGTAATATCAGCAAGTACCATGGCCAAGTACTTTTCTCCCCAATCACCCCCCCTCCAAACTACTTTAATCTTCTATCTCCAAGTGAGTGGTTACCTGTCCTGCAGTCCCCCCACCTCTATTCACCGTCTTACTCCTAGACCCCTGGGTGAGGCCCAGTCcctacattttcctcttcctGCTAGCAAGCCTGGCAGCTGCCAGAGAAGATCCCAGAGTTCCCTACAGATGGAGTAACCACAGATCTTGGCCACACTTAAAGCATACATGTGGCTGACATCCTCATGTTGGGCAGAGGTGACGGCAGAGCTGTTCAGTGGCTGATGGATTAGAGGAGTCCTGGACTCTCTGGAAAGGCTTCTCCAACAAGGAACCAGAGCAGCAGTAGAAGGGACCAGACTGCAGAAAGGGGGCCCTGACCCACGGCTGCAgggaaaacagaggcacagagatttAAGGGCAACGTGAGATACACaaagaaacaagatgaaaagaaatgagcagaGTGAGCTGACTGATATACAACATGCAATGGGAGTCAAAGATGAGGAGAAAGAATTTAGGGAGGAAGGTAGAGATGAGACCAAGGAGAGCCCCAATTCCCCTTCCAGAGGTCATTAGGTCTATCCCCCAGTCTCCTACTGACACAACTGAGGCACTGCAGGGTGGGATGAAAAGGTGTAGAGATCTGAGTGGGATCTGGTGAGGCTGATCTTTGCTCCTCTGGTCAAACACTGGTGGGAGAGTTGCTGGTGCACTGGGATGGGGAATGGGGAGGGGTGCGGGAATCCTAAACTTTCCCAGTGCTTGAAATTACATTATCAGACCTCAAAGAAGCCGAGTTGGCGTCTGGAGACCTGGCTGGTCTTGACTCTGCCACTCACTCACTCTCACCTGGAGCAAGTCACTTCTGTCTCTGAGTCTCACTTTACTGTATAATGAGGGTAATACTCCCTGTCCCACCTCCTTCCAGTCGATTATTGTGCAGTAAGGGTAAAATGAGATGGTGTCTGAGGAGGTGGGGGCCAGCCTGGTATGGTGGTTCCAAGTTCAGCTCTAGGACCAGGCTGTTTGGACCGAACACTTTTCTAGTTTTGTGTGTGGGGCTGGTTgcttcatctctctgtgccttcctTCTCTCATCTGTGGAACAGGGGTGATGACATTACCTGCATCATTGCATCATGGTGAGGATTCATGGAACCCTGAGTGGTACTGTGTCATGGAGAAGGGTGGGAACAAAAAGGAGGCTGGGGCTCCTTCCTATCCGCTGTTCTCAGAGCCCTGAGGGAGGAGGCGGGACCCGAGGCGTAGGGGTGGCTGTGATTTCTTCCCTGAGAATGGCCtgttcccacctagagaagtggCTGAGGCAGGACCTGGCACAGCAGGTGTTCAAGGGAAGAGAAGAGTCATAGCCAAAGGGAACCTGGGGACCATCTAGTCCGATATGCTTACTAtgcagatagggaaactgaggcccagagagggatgTTTGGTCACAGAGAGAGTTAGGGCAGAGCCTGGGCTAGAGCCCAGGTCTCCAGCAGCCAAGACCTGACCTTGACCTTGGGAGGTGGTCTGAGAGAGCTCTGAAGGCAGTAACAGAGCGCTCTGCAGCAGAAGGAGGAGAAGGCCCAGGGGGACTTTGTGGAGCGGCCCTTCCCTCCGTCGCGTCAGTGCAGGctggagctctctggggtctggtCAGTGGGCTCCTGGGAAGGCGGGGACGGCCCCAGGCTGGGGGGGCAGGTGTGTCGGCTCGGCAGCCATCTCCCACATATACATTCAGTGGGGAAGGTTAGCAACCCCCCACAGGTGTCTGCTTAAGGGAGTCTACTTTTTTTGATTAGAAgggggttgtttttattttatggggGGTATCCATCCAGGAGAGGGGCCCAGACCCAGGATAGCCAGCTCAGCCCCAAACGGAGCCCCACAGATGCCTGCAGCCCTCACCTGAGTTATCCAGACGGCAGGGCCCTGACTTGCACTGCTTGTCTGTAGGGAAGAAACAGTAAAGAATCAAAGGCTCAGTAGCTCTAAGTATGGAAAGGGACTCCAGAGCCCCGTGGTCCATCCCTGACTTGCTCTAGGAGAAGCTGGTGTGTTTTCTCCTAATTCTGCTTCCTTACAGTGGGACCTCCCTTGCCTGGGTTTGACTTGACCCGTGAATAGCAGGGCCAGAAAGGCGCCAGCCCTTGAAGCCAGGGTCATCTGGGCACTCCTCCTGCTCCCTTGGCCTGTAACTTTGCCTCCATGCCACACCCGCCTCTCCCTCTCCCATGTCTTGTCCCAGCCAAGGAGGGGCTAGTTTATGTTTTTTGTGTGTCTCCCTCACCTTCCATCAACTTGTGCACACTCGTGAAGCTGTCCCGGGTGGTAACTGAAGCCGCGCTGGACCTTATCCCACTTTAGATGTGGTCCACGGTTCCAGCCAACAGCCTGCCTCTAACTATTGATATGAAAAGTGGGCCTCACAGGCCCCTGGGCATCCCTCAACTAGGACCAGCAGCCCACAGCCCCTTCAGAGATTAAGGACCTGGGCCCATCGTCATGATTACTCCTGTGGATGGTCCAGGGAGGATGGACAGGAAAGCATCCGAGACCTGCCAGAGCCCAGACTGGAATTTAGGGGTTTGGCACCTGACGGCTGGCTCACCACCTCACCCCACACCCGCCAGCACACATGACTTCTGTTCAGTCAAATAAACGTGCTCTTCTCAGAAAACTGGGGTAGGCCACTTACTCACTTCTGGCAGCGGCTTCCAGCTGGGAGGAAAGCCTGACACCACGTCTGTTTGGCCCTGAGATGGCCAAAGACACCTGCGTTGGTCAGGAAACCCTCTTCAGCCTCCCCGCAGGCAAGTGGCCAGCTCTGGCTTAGACACCTCCAGGGTGGAGAAGCAAGTGTACTACTTAAGAAGGTTATGTCTCTCCTTGGATGGAAGGGGTGGAGGGGTTGGGGGACAGGACTCGGTCCTTCTCACTGTTTTTAATATCTCTGTATGTATCCTCTGAAAACGGGTCGGGCAAGGCCACCTTCCGCCCAGCTGCTGGCTGGCACATGCCCTGCTCACCTTTGATGTACTCGCAGTTGTATGTGCTGCGCTTGCCCAGGGCCCGGAGGTAGATGCGGGCGGGGCCCTGGGCTGGTCTGCTGGCATTGATCACCTGGAAGGTCTCGAAGGGAGGGATCagcacctcctcctccccagggaaGAAGGAGTAGCCCTTGATAGGGGCCCCGAGGCAGGTCCAGATGCCAAAGAAGGTGTCTTCCCCAAACTGCTGGGCTGCAACATTCTGCAGGGATGCAGAGGCAAAGCCCCCCAGCCTGACGGTGGCCCCGGGCCCTGCTGGCCGGAAGCGCAGGCCCTGCACCCCTCGGAACACCTGGCGGCACTGGGGTGGACGCTGGCCCTTGCCCAGCAGCTGCAGGGCCTCGGTCAGCAGAAAGTGGAGGGTCTTGAAGGAGAAGTGGTGGAGGTAGTGGGCCCGGGAGCGGCCAGCCTCGCGCACGGCCACGTTGAATTCTTTGTGCAGGGGGCTATTAGCTGTGTAGGCCAGGAGGGCCACCCCATGCTCTTCTCGGAAGCCCGTGGGCGGGGGCAGACGGGTAGGGCTGAGGCCCCACTTGAGCCCCCAGGCCTGGCGCTCCTGCCACTGGCTGCTTGCCTGAGCCCAGACATCGGCGTACACTTTGTTGGCCTGGAACTCCGTGCGGTTGAGATCCGGGAGAGCCGCCGCCATGGCTGCGGCACAGCCAGCATACTGGTCGTCAAAGGAGGCCAGGGCCATGTCCAGGGGCATTTCTCGAGAGAAGAGGTCTCGTCGTGTGATGGGGTGGCTCTGGGCCTGAGGCAGGGGGAGCAGCAAGGACTGAGAGGTTAGGCCCTAGGAGAATGGGAGCCCTGttacccagcttccccctccactGAGCTGAGAAAGAGTAAGGGCCCCAAACACACCTGGAGGGGAAGGGGATTGGGAACTACTAGCTACAGATCCCCGAGACCAGGCTCTGGGGTGGTCCCC
It encodes:
- the CHRNA10 gene encoding neuronal acetylcholine receptor subunit alpha-10, whose translation is MGPGSHRLSLSFSVSSLGLLLLLPLLPECFGAEGRLAHKLFRDLFANYTSALRPVADTDQALNVTLEVTLSQIIDMDERNQVLTLYLWIRQEWTDAYLRWDPDAYGGLDAIRIPSSLVWRPDIILYNKADAQAPASASTNVVLRHDGAVRWDAPAITRSSCRVDVSAFPFDAQRCGLTFGSWTHSGHQLDVQPRGAAASLADFVENVEWRVLGMPARRRVLTYGCCSEPYPDVTFTLLLRRRAAAYVCNLLLPCVLISLLAPLAFHLPADSGEKVSLGVTVLLALTVFQLLLAESMPPAESVPLIGKYYMATMTMVTFSTALTILIMNLHYCGPSARPVPAWARALLLGRLARGLCVRERGESCGQSRPPESAPSPQPPDREAGPPAGPCREPRCLCHQEALLRHVATITNTFHRHRAAQRCHEDWKRLARVMDRFFLGIFFSMALVMSLLVLVQAL
- the ART1 gene encoding GPI-linked NAD(P)(+)--arginine ADP-ribosyltransferase 1, which encodes MQTPAMMSLLLVSMGLMEALQAQSHPITRRDLFSREMPLDMALASFDDQYAGCAAAMAAALPDLNRTEFQANKVYADVWAQASSQWQERQAWGLKWGLSPTRLPPPTGFREEHGVALLAYTANSPLHKEFNVAVREAGRSRAHYLHHFSFKTLHFLLTEALQLLGKGQRPPQCRQVFRGVQGLRFRPAGPGATVRLGGFASASLQNVAAQQFGEDTFFGIWTCLGAPIKGYSFFPGEEEVLIPPFETFQVINASRPAQGPARIYLRALGKRSTYNCEYIKDKQCKSGPCRLDNSAVGQGPLSAVWSLLLLLWFLVGEAFPESPGLL